A region from the Anoplolepis gracilipes chromosome 2, ASM4749672v1, whole genome shotgun sequence genome encodes:
- the LOC140676261 gene encoding uncharacterized protein, with protein MTYAVGYWMRNEYGYIGLKFDQVNQHVFDLTTDKRGRKRVWENSTHQHRSPQVSSKWIIWIVIHLHAELRKISCDVDSLFGPQMALKMACNFCWLALNLRELFGVILLNNHIKTNKTLFLIVEVIWLFHNVLKLFFINYVCETVSTKANAIGNLINKVPYSTCDVELRENISQLLLRITYAPVRFYGIGLFQYGYKFFYGFSSSITTVVVLLIQLYINKQAF; from the exons atacatCGGATTAAAGTTTGATCAAGTTAATCAACATGTTTTTGACTTAACAACAGATAAACGTGGAAGAAAGCGAGTTTGGGAAAATTCTACTCATCAACATAGGTCTCCACAAGTTTCAAGCAAATGGATAATATGGATCGTAAT ACATCTTCATGCGGAATTGCGTAAAATATCTTGTGATGTAGATTCGCTATTTGGGCCACAAATGGCTTTGAAAATGGCATGTAATTTTTGCTGGTTAGCGCTCAATTTGCGTGAACTTTTCGGCGTGATACTCCTCAACAATCATATCAAAACTAATAAAACCCTATTCCTTATTGTGGAAGTAATCTGGCTTTTTCATAATGTCTTGAAActtttcttcattaattatgtatgcGAAACAGTCAGCACCAAg GCAAATGCAAtaggaaatttaataaataaagtgccataTTCTACCTGTGATGTTGAACTTCGTGAAAAT aTATCACAGCTTTTATTGCGAATAACTTATGCACCAGTCAGATTCTACGGAATTGGACTTTTTCAATAtggctataaatttttttatggg TTCAGTTCATCGATTACGACCGttgtagttttattaatacaattgtacataaataagcaagcattttaa